The stretch of DNA AAAGGTCACAAAATCAGTTCATTGCTTAACACACCTGccgaataaaaaattccatccAGGATCTTGGCCCAGTGTTCGAGGGCAGAgttctttgtgaaaaattatgcgCCGGGGATTCCCTGTGcgttttgcataaaaaaattcccatgaaCTTCCATGGAAGACAAGCCTCTGGGTCATTCTCTTCCTCTCTGTCTGTGTAAATTCCCACTTTGATACATTGTCAAGTATCGAAAGGGGcttttatctggcaaattaaTATGCGTTTTAGAACTTTATTAGTCCCGTCCACccctaatataaaatttcggAAGTATTTAAGACCTTCAAGACCAAgataatatacaaaaaaatttaaaatttaattttttttcaaagaattgtaactaaattctttatgaatttttaagaaaaatattttaagttcattaaattaaaaactctagataatttcaaagctttcaatgtcaataaattcacgaaatttcaatgaaaagcgTCGTTAAGAGTTTATAAAACgagttgtttattttatttttgtatcaatttttaatcaaattctttaataaattcagtaatcttgattttttatctattgagaattaaattaagaatgtttttctttcatttattaattttttttgcttaaattcattttcttatcataGCAATTAGAGAGGAAAGAACAGcccaaaattgaatttcagatctcaattaaaatcagaattcaaaattaaaattcaatcattaaaaaggttcaaaagaaaatgatttttttctaagaaatttttaaaaatgaagctGAGAACATAATTCGTCATCCAGATAGAAGCCCATCCACCTTCACTTATTGTCCGATGGTGCTCAAATAAGCAAACAGCATGATCTTCTTCGCGCTGTGCTTAGCACCTTAGCGTTCAAGGTCACCACGGTGCTTAGCCGGAGCTCTGGGGCACTTGAATAACTCGCTCTTGATCTCCTCGACACTAAAATCTTGGCGCTTAATCTCTCGATTGTCTCCGCCAACAGTGCGTGTCTGCATTTTGGATGGACGCGGCTCATTCAACAAGTCCCACAAATACTGCCCCATCCTCGAGGAAACCTCCAATATTGAGTGCGTAATTGGCGTCGATCGTCTCGATTGTGTGCGTCGCATCCACAAGGGATCTGCTCACTTTGGCGTCTTCTCTGCTGAGGATCTAATCGCTGCACGATGGGCTGGCGTGGAGGTGCTCATCACGAATGAAATGCGCTTCAACAAAGAACATTTTGAGTACGAAATTGTTGCTGTTGTGGACAATGAAGCTGGGATTAATACTCCTCATGATCTGAGGGGAAGTAAATTCTGCCATCCTGGCCATGGACTTCACAACCACTGGACTGAAGTCCTTGCCAATGTAAGGAATTTTACTTCCTAAAAAAATCTCCAGAGAACTTTGACTAATCTTCCTGTGCCTTCTTCCAGTACTTTGAATCAATGCTGGTGGCTAGGCAGTGCGATGAAGATCTCTCACTGGCTGAATCCCGCATTAAGGCTTCATCGAAATTCTTCGGACCTTCCTGCAAGGCTGGCCCTTGGGTACCAGATCCAATTGAAGATCGAATTCTGAGTAAGTTGCGTGCGCATTTCGCAAATCTCGGTGTCTTCTCCCATCCCACCTGTATGTTATTTACCCACCAAACAGCCCATCTCTCCACAAATAACAATTTAGCAATAATGTGCCACATTTACGCAGCCAATTCTCCACAATTTATCATTATAGCTTCAGCTTCTAATGGATTCTACGAACTCACATTGATTAATGGCTAATCTTTATTTACAATGGGAATAAATCGAACAAATAATACTAAGAATTTCTAGATTGGGGATTCTTGCAGTTGATCTTGAAATCCTCAAACTCAAGAGAATAATAACCCTGaagagaatacaaaaaaactaACAGATTTCACAGACCCCGGAaagcaaagaagaagaaaaaacttcacCTGCCAATGAGTTTGAAAAGTAAATCCAATTAGCGGATTGTCTgctggaaaatttatgcaagACTTTCTGTGGGAAAACAGCATGATTCAGACTTGATTGATTATCTTGAAAGACCATATAAACAGGTTTAGTGagatttatgaatgaaaaatataaatttgcttaaaaatttgaagcaattgaaCAATCATGtggctcgtttttttttgcttagaTTTTGGGGGGAAGAATTTTAAACGATTATCTCATtcttaaaattagaaaatgaaatgttaaaatgaaaagcaaaCCCAGAGACAACAGGATGCTAAGAAGTGGTAGCTTTTGGTTTTACATCTAAAACACAATTAAATATAagatttaggatttttttttattgaaattcgttttattttatttaacaattattCAAGAACCTTACTGAACTAATTTAGAATCCTTAAAAGCAAGAAAACAACTAAAGATTGGTTCCTTGTTGATGCAGAAAAGTCTACATAGGGAAATCTCTTCAAAGACTAATTCTTCGCTTCTCattcaacataacctcaaattttcccgccaatttttcataatttacaGAGATTAAGATAAAATTAGCCCCATAAATGATCTAAAACAAACTTCTCCCTTTTCAGAGAAACGCTATCCTTCCCTCTGTCAGATTTGCGGCAATCCTGACCACTGTGGCATTGGAGATAAGCACTGGGGACGCCGAGGTCCACTGTACTGCCTCACAAGTGGAGCTGGAGACGTTGCCTGGGTTCGCTTAGATGATGTACGCAGTCATTTTGGGCTCAGCGGCCTTCCAGCTGAATCAGATCCCGCAAGTTTCAGCCTCCTCTGCCCAGACGGGCATCTTCAGCCAATCAACACGAAGTACCCATGTGTCTGGGTAGCCAAACCATGGCCAGCAATTGCCGTCAAGAGGGAGTATTCTGAGAGAATTCAGCAATTGCTCGAACAGCTATCGCACGATGATCAGAAGAGCTGGCAGAATGCCCTGCTGAATCTCCTGGAAACCTACCACGTCGACGTGACTCCCATGGATATTTCCATGCCGATTGAGGACTACCTCGACAGGGCAGTTGGCTTCCAGGGATCCTACTCCTTCCCTTCGTGCAATCCTCCACGTTCCATTGTCTACTGCACCACATCCATCATTCAGCATGCTAAATGTTCCTGGCTCCAGGAAGCTGCATCTGTCTATGGGATTGAACCGAATCTCCAGTGCATCCGAACAGAGCATCTTGATCGCTGTATGGATGATGTGAAGCATAAAGTATCAGACGTTGTTCTCGTGTCTCAAGACGATAGAATTCGCGCCCAGAGAGATTATTCCCTCAAACCTATTCTCTATGAATTCTCATCGGATTTTGAGAAACGCTACGCTGTGGTTGCTGTTGTGAAGACTAAATCCCACATTAGTAACTTTGCTGAGCTTCGTGGGAAGACAGCATGCTTCCCATCTTTCGAGGGAGCTGCCTTTCTCTCAGTCGGAGAGACTCTTCTCAATCAATCTCTAATTAAACCATCCTGCCATCCAGCTGGAGAGCTGCAAAACTTCTTCTCCGGCAAATCATGCCATATACAGGCTGGCAAAACGCAAGCCTGTGAGCCATATCATGGAGATGAGGGAGCTCTGCGTTGTCTAGCAGAGGGACACGGAGATGTAGCCTTCATTGGCATTGAAACGTACAAAGACTTTGTCGATGGGAAGCTTCTGGGCAGTTGGAGTCGTGCCGTGAAAGTCAATCACTTCAGTCTTCTCTGCCCATTTGGCAGTACAAAAAGGATTCCAACGTGCTACCTTCACTGGACGGCGCCAGGGCATCTCATGATTCACAACAGCACCAATTTGATGCGCCGGAATGAGATCTACAACTCCCTGAGGGATATGGATCGCCTATTTGGGAAGACGTTCACCACGAAAACTCAGACTTTCACCCTCTTTGGGCCGTTCGACAAGAAGAACAACGTTCTCTTCAGGTTTGTAAAacatttacaacaaaaaattacatCAGGGGGTGTTTATTCGGGAAatatttgtacattttttgacgaatattgcgaggaaaactttaaattcgcataaaaaaaacgtttttaattctctttctcCATTAAAACTAgattaattttgcattgaaatgtGATCTCattaattggaatttaatgACCTTTTAAATGATGTGATAAGTACGTAATTTTGTACTCACGATAAACTTCGCGCTATTACGCTAAATCTCAAACTTTAGCACAAAACAGAAATAATGCAGAAGAACTTATTTTATTATGCGTTTCatggttttattttaatgatagttttagtaaatatttttaaagtttcccTGAGATTTTAGTCAACTTTGAACGttttttatgggattttttcttaaactcctCGTTTCTTGCTTTAGAACTgtgggaatttttattctttattcatCATTCTAACTTTATTGCCTTgaattttacagaaaaaaccttatttttctcaattttatttaggaaattcaatttcaagtGGCGTAGTTCCTTATTCaaagcaatttaaattaatttgctgatGTTTATCTAAAAcgttttaacgattttttgtaaaaccgATCGTTttgcgggggggggggggggtcaAACCGGCATGAGAAAGAtcgcaaatcttttaaaatttttgagaaagacgataaaatttaatttttagtcagtttttgatcaatatttttaaatatttctcccaGGGATACAACTGACGGACTTCGAGGATCAGTGGACATTATGAAGGATCGTGCAGATCGCAGCCTGGAATCCGTCTACAGTCACTATTCCCATAAGAAATGCATTTCAAGTGGAAGTTCGAGAAGATTCCAGCCTTCAAGCGCTTCCATCCTCGCTGGAGGACTTTTGATTCTTCTCTTCCTCCGGAAAACCCTCCAACTAACCAGCTGAATCTCAGAGAAGCCATCCCTCTCTTTGTTTCATTGCCCCTTCTTTTTTGTATGCAATTTTGTCGAGAGAAAATGTgatattaaatcatttaatttataagctaaaaaaatgttgtcaGTCTTCTGAAAAATTTCCCTCTCACTGCGTAATTTCTCGTGTAATTTCCCTGAGAGTAAAATGGgcagaaaaacatttttaacagCTCTTCGACATTAAAAAGTTCTGCTTAATGATCCATCCGGAAGGCTTGTTTAcctcatttttttgtctttctgGTCTTTCATAATGAGATGTTCGGGCTGTTTTTTTGCGCGGGGAATTTGTGGCCAGGCAGTGGAGATGATTTAACATTTTACAGCATTATgtggtaattaaattaaattaaaatagttgggaaaaaagtgaaaattcgtCACTTAGCGCGGGGCGTCAATAAACTCACCTTTCGCACCTCTTTTGCACGTGCCGTTGCGGGAGATTTCCCACGAATGACTCAATGAAATAACATCATCACACCTTTATTTGCATTTCTAATTGAAAAACACCGTCAATTACTTCgcggaaaatgcatttttctcaaaagaaaattactgtCTTCAGTGCACTGGAAAGTGTTTACGTTTTCACTGGAAAGTCTTCAAGTTTCCATTGGAATGGTGCAGGTGGCGCTACTTACCACAccgagatttttctttattgacaACAAACGAACTTCGTCGatgcaaattaattagcaAAATAAACACATTAAATTAACATAATCCACGGGAATTCCACCGCGAGTAGCTTACTATGCTTCTTAGGAATCTTAATTGATGCATTTACTTACAATTGCATTCctcaaatgatgattttttggcACTTTTTTCGGACTTTGGATGTTCACAACAACACTTTACTTAGCAGCTAACGTTTTGAATTAAGCTGCgttttataatattaattcagTATTAATAGATTCATCCAACCTTGATTAGAATTCACAAACAATTTAGTTAGTTAGCCACTCTGTGGAATAATCGCGAGGGAGAGAagaatgtataaaaaattcactgagaaaaataatttttttggagaagcaaaaaggaagaacaaagaagttaaaagttcaaagagaaattataATTGCTTTATCACCAGGAATGTTGATGACACACAAAAATGCAGTCCGAGACAGCCGAGGCTGAGTAATTAAAGCTCGCAATCCGAAGAGCAAGAAAAGCTCTCTGTATAGGGAAGACTGGGGAACAATTAGCTCTCTCAAAAATAATCTTCAggttggaaaaatatttttagattattttaggtagaaaactaatttttttttaaagtatttgagataaaatttttctagtAGCTTCTCTGAGGTGTAAGGGGCTAAATTAATCATTCATTTGGGGTGTTTTAACTCTTGGAGAACTTTGCtggccaccgtggccaattcgacattttttttaaaacgtcACAGAACAAAATCTCTTAAACATATCGtaataatttctacatctgtgtgtaGGGACGttccattacttcaagatcgtcgaaagaaaacttggaaaaatattttcatttgagagaaaatgaagatcaaacttttgaggttagaaacctcgatcctgacacgaatttctaacctcaaactttgagcttaattttctatgataaagaaaacgtttttccagattttcttttgacaaacTTCCAGTATTTGAAGTCGCCTACACATAGATGAAGAATTTGTCAAGATAAATGTAGTTTTTccgacgttttcatcaataatttatttccggGTTCTTCGTCGGCAGTTGAAACTTCTTACCCAACGAAACTCAGAATcttcccagagctttcggaCTCGCATCGACCACTGAAGAATGCTCCGAGCGGGGAAGATTCTGAGTTTCTTTGGGTAAGAAGTTTCAACTGCCAACGAAGAACCCGGAAATAGATTATTTATCAAGATAAGCTCGATAGATTTTAATCTTTggctgtttaaaaaaaaagtcaaattggtagcgattaggggagaccggggtaaaaatagtcaatttgcataaatccttatctgcaggattccccaagggcaagaaaatttcctcgataggtcattcttataggaaattttctggcctacaactttgtctcagaccacttttctctatctccacgggaaatatgagttttcgagcttttcctaaacccttccgcttctgactatttttaaacgcggcgggtaaatatagtcaccagttggctaaataaagtcggtcgaattttccggcatttccaatgattttccacctgagagattgatagtagttgataacTAAACTTCTCATCTTTTGattcgcgacaaggaatttcacttttatacgcactaaaacagagaattttgcgattttctaaAACActccattttgcaacaaatggatagaaaatatgccaaaaatttcgatctcccatatgatttacatgggatgacccgatctaccccaaggggtatgttttgatttaaataattgtacagaaaaatcattaaaagttagtgaaaaatacaccttggcaatgttttctgtagtaacccagctagtgagaaaaattatcagattggaaaattgctgaaggaaaacttcggaaaacgcgtttttctcaatacgcaaaagtttgggaaatgggccaaaaatctattttcatttttaactcctaaagtactgatcgcataacctccaaattactgtcaaaaattataggttggtagggctttccaccagaattttttccgatttttccgattaataacttcggagaaattggcatttgaa from Lutzomyia longipalpis isolate SR_M1_2022 chromosome 1, ASM2433408v1 encodes:
- the LOC129787561 gene encoding transferrin, which gives rise to MKMGFKQCTERITIIAFHAILLTFLVIIATAKDLPGSESQSDKLRVCILDGRGSFNKSHKYCPILEETSNIECVIGVDRLDCVRRIHKGSAHFGVFSAEDLIAARWAGVEVLITNEMRFNKEHFEYEIVAVVDNEAGINTPHDLRGSKFCHPGHGLHNHWTEVLANYFESMLVARQCDEDLSLAESRIKASSKFFGPSCKAGPWVPDPIEDRILKKRYPSLCQICGNPDHCGIGDKHWGRRGPLYCLTSGAGDVAWVRLDDVRSHFGLSGLPAESDPASFSLLCPDGHLQPINTKYPCVWVAKPWPAIAVKREYSERIQQLLEQLSHDDQKSWQNALLNLLETYHVDVTPMDISMPIEDYLDRAVGFQGSYSFPSCNPPRSIVYCTTSIIQHAKCSWLQEAASVYGIEPNLQCIRTEHLDRCMDDVKHKVSDVVLVSQDDRIRAQRDYSLKPILYEFSSDFEKRYAVVAVVKTKSHISNFAELRGKTACFPSFEGAAFLSVGETLLNQSLIKPSCHPAGELQNFFSGKSCHIQAGKTQACEPYHGDEGALRCLAEGHGDVAFIGIETYKDFVDGKLLGSWSRAVKVNHFSLLCPFGSTKRIPTCYLHWTAPGHLMIHNSTNLMRRNEIYNSLRDMDRLFGKTFTTKTQTFTLFGPFDKKNNVLFRDTTDGLRGSVDIMKDRADRSLESVYSHYSHKKCISSGSSRRFQPSSASILAGGLLILLFLRKTLQLTS